A stretch of Lathyrus oleraceus cultivar Zhongwan6 chromosome 6, CAAS_Psat_ZW6_1.0, whole genome shotgun sequence DNA encodes these proteins:
- the LOC127097580 gene encoding protein SMAX1-LIKE 3 gives MRLRICSTQLQALTQETETLVKQAINLATRRGHSQVTPLHLATIMLSNPTSLLHKACLQCHSHPLQFKALEICFNVSLNRLPGSTISSPQYSSPSLSNSLIATFKRAQGHQRRATSIESQQQSILALKIEVQQLIISILDDPCISRVMREAGFSSTFVKTKVEQALISHSKDNTYKPQVHGGNDVSSSRSFNQPDGSIDHFTTCVGSLNLTLSLDSNFQAQERSKVKFKDESFEDGVKVSKHIVLPTWLQNCKEERVQTIENQKNAKQWNKECELYTETESENISDDCIEGNLIMFMPQSVPKQDFLSNPNSSPNSASSSDEVDGLKRSQMLNELNDENMKILCDALEKKVPNQKKTLTKEIASTVLLCRSGMRKGGDKDNYLVKRDGKQETWMLFLGDDSQPKELISKELAKVVFGSYNDFVTIGISSFSCKGSEESKKKRLRDEFGSSYMQRFGEAMNENPHRVFYMEDFEQVDYFTQKGIRKAIENGSITLPCGGESLSLKDAIVIFSCETSSSYVDKLEEKKTCLSLDLNIAIEVDEQNVHLIGDFGVLELVDKQINFKTQEQTC, from the exons ATGAGATTAAGAATTTGCAGTACACAGTTGCAAGCTTTAACACAAGAGACTGAAACTCTTGTCAAACAAGCTATTAATCTAGCAACAAGAAGAGGTCATTCACAAGTGACTCCTCTTCACCTTGCTACTATCATGCTTTCAAATCCCACTAGTCTTCTCCACAAAGCATGTCTCCAATGCCATTCTCATCCTCTCCAATTCAAAGCACTAGAGATTTGCTTCAACGTCTCCCTCAACCGTTTGCCGGGATCGACAATATCAAGTCCTCAATATTCATCTCCTTCACTTTCAAATTCCTTGATTGCGACGTTCAAGCGCGCTCAAGGACACCAGCGCCGCGCTACTTCTATTGAGAGCCAGCAACAGTCTATCTTAGCCTTGAAGATTGAGGTTCAACAGTTGATAATATCTATTCTTGATGATCCTTGTATTAGTAGAGTTATGAGAGAAGCTGGTTTCTCTAGCACATTTGTTAAAACCAAGGTTGAACAAGCACTTATAAGCCATTCCAAGGACAACACTTATAAGCCACAAGTTCATGGTGGTAATGATGTGTCCTCGTCAAGATCTTTTAATCAACCTGATGGTTCTATAGACCATTTTACAACTTGTGTGGGTAGCCTCAACCTTACTTTAAGTCTTGATAG TAATTTTCAAGCTCAGGAGAGAAGCAAAGTGAAATTCAAGGATGAATCTTTTGAAGATGGAGTCAAAGTGAGCAAGCATATAGTTTTGCCAACATGGCTCCAAAATTGCAAGGAAGAGAGGGTTCAAACAATAGAAAATCAG AAAAATGCTAAGCAGTGGAATAAAGAATGTGAGTTATACACTGAGACTGAGAGTGAGAATATCAGTGATGATTGCATTGAAGGAAATCTAATAATGTTCATGCCACAAAGTGTCCCTAAGCAAGACTTTTTGTCAAATCCAAACTCTAGCCCCAACTCAGCTTCTTCAAGTGATGAAGTTGATGGTTTGAAGAGGTCACAAATGTTGAATGAACTCAATGATGAGAATATGAAGATTTTATGTGATGCATTAGAGAAAAAGGTTCCAAACCAAAAGAAAACACTAACTAAAGAGATTGCAAGCACTGTCCTTCTTTGCAGGTCAGGAATGAGAAAAGGAGGAGACAAAGATAACTACTTAGTGAAGAGAGATGGTAAACAAGAAACATGGATGTTGTTTCTTGGTGATGATTCTCAACCTAAAGAACTAATCTCAAAAGAGCTAGCAAAAGTTGTTTTTGGCTCTTACAATGACTTTGTCACCATTGGTATAAGTAGTTTCTCTTGCAAAGGAAGTGAAGAATCCAAAAAGAAAAGGCTAAGAGATGAGTTTGGTAGTAGTTACATGCAAAGATTTGGTGAAGCAATGAATGAGAATCCTCATAGGGTATTCTACATGGAAGATTTTGAGCAAGTTGATTACTTTACTCAAAAGGGTATTAGAAAAGCAATTGAAAATGGAAGTATAACACTTCCTTGTGGTGGTGAATCTCTATCTCTCAAGGATGCTATTGTGATTTTCAGTTGTGAAACAAGTTCTTCATATGTTGATAAGTTGGAGGAGAAAAAAACATGCCTCTCTTTGGATCTCAACATAGCTATTGAAGTTGATGAACAAAATGTGCATTTAATAGGAGACTTTGGGGTCCTAGAATTAGTTGATAAACAAATTAACTTTAAAACACAAGAACAAACATGTTAA
- the LOC127093970 gene encoding uncharacterized protein LOC127093970, producing MAERITAVEEHLGRVETSIEDLRTFIVAEIQRAMVNRESPQSSGTTVTSPLDEFRLSAKKVELPAFTGDDPVAWIARAETYFEVQRISQDVRIQLTKLSMEGPTIHWFNLWRDSTEELSWENLCEAMMASFGGRRLENPFEELKELKQSETVEDYIAEFELCSSQCGRLPKQQFLGYFIGGLCHDIRSRVRTFKSHNRYVAMQLARDVEREFAENSGHGSGSRYKPGHGYWTKSQKPNWAFREGEGKGSAIQTQTNNYLGKTRTGSGSESQTGSTRPTNSTASSRPNLGDNLCRHSHGVRHLPSAEVNERRAKGLCFRCNERWDPLHQCATKQLRLIILGDDEIVNNEGEIVVLEAESEEELTQEELECKTMGLYGVSTNLNQVRTMKLEGCLQGASILVLIDSGATHNFISPKVVETLGLPMVPSNPLGVKLGDGHRVLTRGRCNGIQLNMGAVQICFNAYVLELGDVDLILGVVWLETLGKVTMDWKEMSMVFNHKGNMVKLLGQAVDDTMATFQSIITPSRMIAGCEWPTLMEVLGSPVSRVSDHQTKKLGGLLDHFVIVFKEIQGLPPPRNTSHSIELLHGAGPVSVRPYRYPHLHKDEIEKQIQSLMQQGVVRNSTSAFSSPVILVKKKDQSWRMCVDYRALNKVTIQDKYPIPVVDELLDELHGCSYFSKLDLKSGYHQIYMKEEDIHKTAFRTHEGHYEFLVMTFGLTNAPATFQSVMNAIFKPFLRKFVLHQFVANRKKCTFGQHQVEYLGHVISKAGVVVDPAKVSSVLQWPIPKNVKGVRGFLGLTGYYRKFIANYGKIAKPLTELTKKDGFSWNAAAAEAFEKLKVVVTTTPVLALPNFKVPFEIECDASGKGVGAMLLQSKHPIAYFSKAFASSRLSKSAYDKELMALVLAIQHWRHYLLGRRFVVYSDQKSLKHLLQQRITTINQQEWMAKLLGFDFGVVYKVGVENNEDAELQTIKSYPIWQQSSQLQQEVSNDPLLKNIVEAIQKDPNAKPGFALKGGILFYKNRLVIPASSPLTKELLKDFHSSPSGGHSGYLRTYRRMAGILYWQGMDVGDATWEEELLLKSQFPDLRLEDKANVVSGDDDRNESEPTSDDGDVLVNKDNFGPKQWRVYVRKNKKGPVN from the exons ATGGCGGAGAGAATTACTGCAGTTGAGGAACACTTGGGACGTGTGGAAACTAGTATTGAGGATTTGCGTACTTTCATTGTTGCGGAGATTCAACGGGCGATGGTGAATCGTGAATCACCTCAGTCAAGCGGTACAACGGTTACCTCACCGTTGGATGAGTTTCGTTTGTCTGCAAAGAAGGTGGAGTTGCCAGCATTTACCGGTGACGATCCGGTGGCGTGGATCGCTCGTGCTGAGACATACTTTGAAGTACAACGAATCTCTCAGGATGTTCGTATTCAGTTGACAAAGTTAAGTATGGAAGGCCCTACTATCCATTGGTTTAACCTATGGCGTGATTCAACAGAGGAATTGTCATGGGAGAACCTCTGTGAAGCAATGATGGCGAGCTTTGGAGGAAGGCGTTTGGAGAACCCCTTCGAAGAACTCAAGGAATTGAAGCAATCTGAGACGGTGGAGGATTACATCGCCGAATTTGAATTGTGTTCATCTCAGTGTGGAAGGTTACCAAAACAACAATTTCTGGGCTATTTTATTGGTGGTTTATGTCACGACATCCGTTCTCGGGTAAGAACATTCAAGTCGCACAACCGGTATGTGGCGATGCAATTGGCACGTGATGTGGAACGTGAATTTGCTGAAAATTCAGGCCATGGATCTGGTTCACGTTATAAACCGGGTCATGGATATTGGACAAAATCTCAAAAACCTAATTGGGCTTTTCGCGAAGGGGAAGGAAAGGGATCTGCAATTCAGACCCAGACTAATAACTATTTGGGCAAAACGCGTACTGGTTCGGGTTCGGAATCTCAAACCGGGTCAACACGCCCTACTAATTCTACAGCATCTTCTCGCCCAAATTTAGGTGACAATTTGTGTCGTCATTCTCATGGTGTCCGCCATCTACCAAGTGCAGAGGTTAATGAGCGTCGTGCGAAAGGACTCTGTTTTCGTTGCAACGAACGATGGGATCCTCTCCATCAATGTGCAACAAAACAGTTACGATTGATTATCTTGGGGGATGATGAAATTGTCAACAATGAAGGAGAGATTGTCGTGTTAGAGGCTGAGTCGGAAGAAGAGCTCACACAAGAGGAATTAGAATGTAAAACTATGGGACTGTATGGTGTATCCACTAATCTAAACCAGGTCCGGACGATGAAATTGGAGGGATGTTTACAAGGTGCATCTATTCTGGTTCTTATTGACAGTGGAGCCACACATAATTTCATATCCCCTAAGGTGGTGGAAACCCTCGGATTGCCTATGGTGCCTTCTAATCCCTTGGGTGTTAAGTTAGGAGATGGTCATCGTGTCCTAACTAGGGGTAGATGCAATGGAATTCAGCTGAACATGGGAGCGGTGCAGATTTGTTTTAATGCTTATGTACTGGAGTTAGGAGATGTGGATTTGATTTTGGGAGTTGTGTGGTTGGAAACTTTGGGGAAGGTGACCATGGATTGGAAAGAAATGTCTATGGTGTTCAACCATAAGGGCAATATGGTGAAATTACTTGGTCAAGCTGTAGATGATACGATGGCTACATTCCAAAGCATTATCACTCCTTCTCGAATGATAGCAGGCTGTGAATGGCCTACCTTGATGGAGGTGCTAGGATCACCGGTGTCACGTGTCTCTGATCATCAGACTAAGAAGTTGGGAGGATTGTTGGATCATTTTGTTATTGTGTTTAAAGAAATTCAGGGTCTTCCTCCGCCAAGAAACACTAGCCATTCAATTGAACTTTTACATGGTGCTGGTCCGGTAAGTGTGCGGCCCTATAGATATCCTCATTTACACAAGGATGAAATTGAAAAACAAATTCAAAGCCTAATGCAACAAGGTGTGGTGAGAAACAGCACCAGCGCTTTCTCTAGTCCCGTCATTTTGGTCAAGAAGAAGGATCAATCTTGGCGGATGTGTGTAGATTATCGGGCACTCAACAAGGTAACAATTCAAGACAAGTACCCTATTCCTGTTGTAGATGAATTGTTAGATGAGTTACATGGTTGTAGTTATTTCTCTAAGCTCGATCTTAAATCTGGTTATCATCAAATCTATATGAAGGAAGAGGATATTCATAAAACGGCTTTTCGGACTCATGAGGGTCACTATGAGTTTTTGGTAATGACGTTTGGCCTCACCAATGCTCCCGCAACCTTTCAATCGGTGATGAATGCAATTTTCAAGCCCTTTCTAAGGAAGTTTGTCCTG CATCAGTTTGTGGCAAACCGGAAGAAATGTACCTTCGGTCAGCACCAAGTGGAATATTTGGGCCATGTCATTTCCAAAGCAGGGGTTGTtgttgatcctgccaaggttaGCAGTGTGTTACAATGGCCGATTCCTAAGAATGTTAAAGGAGTGCGAGGGTTTTTGGGGTTAACTGGTTATTATAGAAAGTTTATAGCCAACTATGGAAAAATTGCTAAACCCTTGACAGAATTGACAAAGAAGGATGGTTTTAGCTGGAATGCGGCAGCGGCTGAAGCTTTTGAGAAATTAAAAGTAGTTGTTACAACTACCCCAGTTTTAGCCCTGCCTAATTTCAAGGTTCCATTTGAAATTGAATGTGATGCCTCAGGAAAAGGAGTTGGTGCAATGTTGTTGCAATCAAAACATCCCATTGCATATTTTAGCAAGGCTTTTGCATCATCGAGGTTATCTAAATCTGCCTATGATAAGGAGTTAATGGCTTTAGTGTTAGCTATTCAGCACTGGAGACATTATTTGTTAGGAAGGAGGTTTGTGGTTTATTCTGATCAAAAGAGCCTAAAACACTTGTTGCAACAACGTATTACTACGATAAATCAGCAAGAATGGATGGCTAAGTTGTTGGGTTTTGACTTTGGGGTGGTGTACAAGGTGGGAGTGGAAAATAACGAGGATGCAGAGTTGCAAACTATTAAATCCTACCCTATTTGGCAGCAGAGCAGCCAACTGCAACAAGAAGTATCAAATGATCCTTTGCTTAAAAATATTGTGGAGGCTATTCAAAAGGATCCTAATGCTAAACCTGGTTTTGCTTTAAAAGGCGGCATATTATTCTACAAAAATAGGTTAGTAATACCTGCTAGCTCACCACTTACTAAGGAGTTACTCAAAGATTTTCATTCGTCTCCGAGTGGGGGTCACTCCGGCTACCTACGCACTTATAGGAGAATGGCAGGAATTTTATATTGGCAAGGGATGGATGTTGGAGATGCTACCTGGGAAGAGGAACTGTTATTGAAGAGTCAATTCCCTGATTTGCGCCTTGAGGACAAGGCTAATGTTGTAAGTGGGGATGATGATAGGAATGAATCGGAACCCACAAGTGATGATGGGGATGTGTTGGTTAACAAAGATAATTTTGGGCCTAAACAGTGGAGGGTATATGTGAGAAAGAATAAGAAAGGCCCAGTTAATTAG